A DNA window from Micromonospora sp. NBC_01739 contains the following coding sequences:
- the aroC gene encoding chorismate synthase: MLRWLTAGESHGPALVALLEGVPAGIEVTTTEIAGELARRRLGYGRGARMAFEQDEVEVIGGLRHGVTLGSPVAIRVGNSEWPKWRTVMAADPVDAEELASQARNAPLTRPRPGHADLAGMQKYGHTDARPILERASARETAARVAVGTVAKALLRQALDVEIVSHVVELGPVSVKAGLRPRPEDAERIDADPLRCLDPEASARMVAEVDAAKKAADTLGGVVEVLAYGVPPGLGSHVQWDRKLDARLATALMSIQAIKGVEIGDGWQQARSRGSEAHDEIINTATGVRRVTDRAGGLEGGITTGEPLRVKAAMKPISSLNRALATVDITTGEPATAINQRSDVCAVPAAAVVAEAMVALVLAEAAVEKFGGDSIAEMRRNLAGYLDALVIR, from the coding sequence GTGTTGCGCTGGCTTACCGCAGGGGAATCACACGGACCCGCCCTCGTCGCGTTGCTGGAGGGGGTGCCGGCCGGGATCGAGGTGACCACCACCGAGATCGCCGGGGAACTGGCCCGCCGCCGGCTCGGCTACGGCCGGGGGGCACGGATGGCCTTCGAGCAGGACGAGGTCGAGGTGATCGGCGGCCTGCGACACGGGGTGACCCTGGGCAGCCCGGTCGCCATCCGGGTCGGCAACTCCGAATGGCCCAAGTGGCGCACCGTGATGGCCGCCGACCCGGTCGATGCCGAGGAACTGGCCAGCCAGGCCCGCAACGCCCCGCTGACCCGACCCCGGCCGGGCCACGCCGACCTGGCCGGCATGCAGAAGTACGGCCACACGGACGCCCGGCCGATCCTGGAGCGGGCCAGCGCGCGGGAGACCGCCGCCCGGGTGGCCGTCGGCACGGTGGCCAAGGCGCTGCTGCGGCAGGCCCTCGACGTGGAGATCGTCTCGCACGTCGTGGAGCTGGGCCCGGTGAGCGTCAAGGCGGGGCTGCGCCCCCGACCGGAGGACGCCGAGCGCATCGACGCCGACCCCCTGCGCTGCCTCGATCCGGAGGCCAGCGCCCGGATGGTCGCCGAGGTCGACGCCGCCAAGAAGGCCGCGGACACCCTGGGTGGGGTGGTCGAGGTGCTGGCCTACGGTGTGCCGCCCGGCCTGGGCAGCCACGTGCAGTGGGACCGCAAGCTCGACGCCAGGCTGGCCACCGCCCTGATGTCGATCCAGGCGATCAAGGGTGTGGAGATCGGCGACGGCTGGCAGCAGGCCCGCTCACGCGGCTCCGAGGCCCACGACGAGATCATCAACACCGCCACCGGGGTACGCCGGGTCACTGACCGGGCCGGTGGCCTGGAGGGCGGTATCACCACCGGCGAGCCGTTGCGGGTCAAGGCCGCGATGAAGCCGATCTCCTCCCTGAACCGGGCCCTGGCCACGGTGGACATCACCACCGGTGAGCCGGCCACCGCGATCAACCAGCGTTCCGACGTCTGCGCGGTACCGGCCGCCGCCGTCGTCGCCGAGGCGATGGTGGCCCTGGTGCTGGCCGAGGCGGCGGTGGAGAAGTTCGGCGGTGACTCGATCGCCGAGATGCGCCGTAACCTGGCCGGCTACCTGGACGCGCTGGTGATCCGGTGA
- a CDS encoding class I SAM-dependent methyltransferase, translated as MALHSLRFRLVDSPNSYGARRRAQRAAWLSQTFPDLAEMSVLDLGGRVESWTKVPVRPARVHVVNLEPLPAQLPDWAEADHADACELPKEILSRRYDLVFSNSVLEHVGGHERRRRMAEAIREMAPAYWVQTPYRYFPVEPHWVAPGMQFLPVPARALVARKWPLAYTPGKSYDAAMRQVLTTELIGRAEMRYLFPDATIRAERLLGLTKSIIAIRR; from the coding sequence ATGGCACTTCACTCGCTCAGATTCCGTCTGGTCGACTCACCCAACTCCTACGGGGCACGACGACGTGCCCAACGGGCCGCCTGGTTGTCGCAGACCTTCCCCGACCTCGCCGAGATGAGCGTCCTGGACCTCGGCGGACGGGTGGAGAGCTGGACCAAGGTGCCGGTCCGCCCGGCCCGGGTCCATGTCGTCAACCTGGAGCCCCTGCCGGCGCAGTTGCCCGACTGGGCCGAGGCCGATCACGCCGATGCCTGCGAGCTGCCGAAGGAGATCCTCAGCCGCCGGTACGACCTGGTCTTCAGCAACAGTGTGCTGGAGCACGTCGGGGGCCACGAACGTCGTCGCCGAATGGCGGAGGCGATCCGGGAGATGGCCCCGGCCTACTGGGTGCAGACCCCCTACCGGTACTTTCCGGTGGAGCCGCACTGGGTGGCCCCCGGCATGCAGTTCCTGCCGGTACCGGCCCGGGCCCTCGTGGCCCGCAAATGGCCGCTGGCGTACACCCCCGGCAAGTCCTACGACGCGGCGATGCGGCAGGTGCTCACCACGGAGCTGATCGGCCGGGCGGAGATGCGGTACCTGTTCCCGGACGCCACCATCCGCGCCGAACGCCTCCTGGGCCTGACCAAGTCGATCATCGCGATCCGCAGGTAG
- a CDS encoding glycosyltransferase family 2 protein, which yields MTAYPSVTAVVPTRDRPELLRAAVRAIVGQDYPGQVETVVVYDQSEPDPALAELSAPDRPVRVVTNTRTPGLAGARNSGTMAATGDLIAFCDDDDEWLPGKLAAQVEALNAVPGAEFVSCGIRVSYDGHTVERVLERDSISLADLLRDRMTELHPSTFLIRAAALRDGFGLVDEEIPGSYAEDYEFLLRAARSAPLVNLRTPYVLVRWHKRSYFAQRWDTISEALQWLLDRYPEFATQPAGQARVTGQIAFARAASGDPRGALRWARQTIRRNPREPRAYLALAVAGRVVRADAVLRTLHKRGRGI from the coding sequence ATGACCGCGTACCCGAGCGTCACCGCCGTCGTCCCCACCCGGGACCGTCCCGAACTGCTCCGGGCGGCGGTACGGGCCATCGTCGGGCAGGACTATCCGGGGCAGGTCGAGACCGTCGTGGTGTACGACCAGTCCGAGCCGGACCCCGCCCTGGCCGAGTTGTCCGCCCCGGACCGGCCGGTCCGGGTGGTGACCAACACCCGCACCCCGGGACTGGCCGGGGCCCGTAACTCCGGCACCATGGCCGCCACCGGGGACCTGATCGCCTTCTGCGACGACGACGACGAGTGGCTGCCGGGCAAGCTGGCGGCCCAGGTCGAGGCCCTGAACGCGGTGCCCGGGGCGGAGTTCGTCAGCTGCGGCATCCGGGTCAGCTACGACGGGCACACCGTCGAGCGGGTATTGGAACGCGACTCGATCAGCCTGGCCGACCTGCTGCGGGACCGGATGACCGAACTGCACCCCTCGACCTTCCTGATCCGGGCGGCGGCCCTGCGCGACGGGTTCGGGCTGGTCGACGAGGAGATCCCGGGCAGCTACGCCGAGGACTACGAGTTCCTGCTGCGGGCCGCCCGCAGCGCCCCGCTGGTCAACCTGCGCACCCCGTACGTGCTGGTGCGCTGGCACAAGCGGTCGTACTTCGCCCAGCGCTGGGACACCATCTCCGAGGCGTTGCAGTGGCTGCTGGACCGCTATCCCGAGTTCGCCACCCAGCCGGCGGGACAGGCCCGGGTCACCGGGCAGATCGCCTTCGCCCGAGCCGCCTCCGGGGATCCTCGGGGGGCCCTGCGCTGGGCCCGGCAGACCATCCGCCGCAATCCGCGTGAGCCGCGGGCGTACCTGGCGCTGGCGGTGGCCGGCCGGGTGGTCCGGGCCGACGCCGTCCTGCGCACCCTGCACAAGCGCGGCCGAGGCATCTGA
- a CDS encoding glycosyltransferase gives MSGEATHTEEQFGGDRAEVHIPAPREGGRVGRAQLLVAVGTDKHPFDRLVGWLREWYAEVADEVVLTVQHGHTRVEGLPDAVPFLGHAELQTAMAGADLVVCHGGPATILEARRHGHLPIVVPRDPSLGEHVDNHQQLFARRLGAAGLVALCESRQELLAALTAGLADPGRFAVTVDAEAAEAQRAAVRRVGVIVEELVAEAAQRRHRPRWRPWRGPGPNGRHKQ, from the coding sequence GTGAGCGGCGAGGCGACCCACACGGAGGAGCAGTTCGGCGGGGACCGGGCCGAGGTGCACATCCCGGCCCCACGCGAGGGTGGCCGGGTCGGCCGGGCCCAGCTGCTGGTGGCGGTCGGCACCGACAAGCATCCCTTCGACCGGCTGGTCGGCTGGCTGCGGGAGTGGTACGCGGAGGTCGCCGACGAGGTGGTGCTGACCGTGCAGCACGGCCACACCCGGGTCGAGGGCCTGCCGGACGCGGTGCCCTTCCTGGGGCACGCCGAGTTGCAGACCGCGATGGCCGGGGCCGACCTGGTGGTCTGCCACGGCGGCCCGGCGACCATCCTGGAGGCCCGTCGGCACGGACACCTGCCGATCGTGGTGCCCCGGGACCCGAGCCTCGGTGAGCATGTCGACAACCACCAGCAGCTGTTCGCCCGCCGCCTCGGCGCGGCCGGCCTGGTGGCGCTCTGCGAGTCCCGGCAGGAACTGCTGGCGGCGCTGACCGCCGGGCTGGCCGACCCGGGCCGGTTCGCGGTGACGGTGGACGCCGAGGCGGCCGAGGCGCAACGCGCCGCGGTACGCCGGGTGGGCGTGATCGTCGAGGAGTTGGTGGCCGAGGCCGCGCAGCGGCGTCACCGGCCCCGATGGCGGCCGTGGCGCGGGCCCGGCCCGAACGGAAGGCACAAGCAATGA
- a CDS encoding UDP-N-acetylglucosamine--LPS N-acetylglucosamine transferase has translation MDNFDNDRQRSQLLLVGSSGGHLAQLLALKPWYETWQRCWVTFDTPEAVSLLAGEDLIPAYHPTTRNVRNLLRNTLLAARVLRRRRIAAVVTTGAGVALPFVVLARLRRIPTVYIEVYDRIDTPTLTARLCRPFLSKMLVQWEEQRRQYPEATVVGTLL, from the coding sequence GTGGACAACTTCGACAACGACCGGCAGCGGTCACAGTTGCTGCTGGTCGGGTCGAGCGGTGGGCATCTGGCCCAACTGCTCGCCCTGAAACCCTGGTACGAGACCTGGCAACGCTGCTGGGTGACCTTCGACACCCCGGAGGCGGTGTCCCTGCTGGCCGGGGAGGACCTGATCCCGGCCTACCATCCGACCACCCGCAACGTGCGCAACCTGCTGCGCAACACCCTGCTGGCGGCCCGGGTGCTGCGCCGACGGCGGATCGCCGCCGTGGTGACCACCGGGGCCGGGGTGGCCCTGCCCTTCGTCGTGCTGGCCCGGCTCCGCCGGATCCCGACGGTCTACATCGAGGTCTACGACCGGATCGACACCCCGACCCTGACCGCCCGGCTGTGTCGGCCCTTCCTGTCGAAGATGCTCGTGCAGTGGGAGGAGCAGCGCCGCCAGTACCCGGAGGCCACCGTCGTGGGGACCCTGCTGTGA
- a CDS encoding sulfotransferase domain-containing protein gives MASIRDRVKQLVPTQVTSRVREGLVDYGVRTSDRRPLPDFLIIGTKRGGTTSLWNYLIQHPLVPRLFPAWNTKSSHYFEENWGRGEAWYRSHFPTQRHREALESRHGGPVRVGEAAPLYMFHPLAAQRVAALMPQVKLIVLLRDPVERAYSHWKERRTNGVEPLDFAAALAAEEERTAGERERLIAEPEYFSEPYDWYTYRARGRYLEHLEPWLTHFDRGQLLFLPSEDLYRDARATYRRTLDFLGLPAYDLPDFKVYNDRRSAPLEPALRAELTEYYRPYNEALRQRLGLHLDWPDQVS, from the coding sequence GTGGCGTCCATCCGCGACCGGGTGAAGCAGTTGGTGCCCACCCAGGTGACGAGCCGGGTGCGGGAGGGCCTCGTCGACTACGGGGTACGCACCAGCGACCGTCGGCCGCTGCCGGATTTCCTCATCATCGGCACCAAGCGGGGCGGTACGACCTCGCTGTGGAACTACCTCATCCAGCATCCCCTGGTGCCGCGCCTCTTCCCGGCCTGGAACACCAAGTCCTCGCACTACTTCGAGGAGAACTGGGGCCGGGGCGAGGCCTGGTACCGGTCGCACTTTCCGACCCAGCGGCACCGGGAGGCGCTGGAGAGCCGCCACGGTGGTCCGGTGCGGGTGGGTGAGGCCGCCCCGCTGTACATGTTCCATCCGCTGGCCGCGCAGCGGGTGGCCGCGCTGATGCCCCAGGTGAAGCTGATCGTGTTGCTGCGCGATCCGGTGGAGCGGGCGTACTCGCACTGGAAGGAGCGGCGGACCAACGGGGTGGAGCCGTTGGACTTCGCCGCCGCCCTGGCCGCCGAAGAAGAGCGTACGGCGGGGGAGCGGGAGCGGCTGATCGCCGAGCCGGAGTACTTCAGTGAGCCCTACGACTGGTACACCTACCGGGCCCGGGGCCGCTACCTGGAGCACCTGGAGCCCTGGCTCACCCACTTCGACCGGGGACAACTGCTCTTCCTGCCCAGCGAGGACCTGTACCGCGACGCCCGGGCCACCTACCGGCGCACCCTGGACTTCCTCGGGCTGCCGGCGTACGACCTGCCCGACTTCAAGGTCTACAACGATCGGCGTTCGGCACCCCTGGAACCGGCGCTACGCGCCGAGCTGACGGAGTACTACCGCCCGTACAACGAGGCGTTGCGGCAGCGACTGGGGCTGCACCTGGACTGGCCGGACCAGGTCTCGTGA